Proteins from a single region of Macaca fascicularis isolate 582-1 chromosome 17, T2T-MFA8v1.1:
- the ZIC2 gene encoding zinc finger protein ZIC 2 isoform X2, translating into MLLDAGPQFPAIGVGSFARHHHHSAAAAAAAAAEMQDRELSLAAAQNGFVDSAAAHMGAFKLNPGAHELSPGQSSAFTSQGPGAYPGSAAAAAAAAALGPHAAHVGSYSGPPFNSTRDFLFRSRGFGDSAPGGGQHGLFGPGAGGLHHAHSDAQGHLLFPGLPEQHGPHGSQNVLNGQMRLGLPGEVFGRSEQYRQVASPRTDPYSAAQLHNQYGPMNMNMGMNMAAAAAHHHHHHHHHPGAFFRYMRQQCIKQELICKWIDPEQLSNPKKSCNKTFSTMHELVTHVSVEHVGGPEQSNHVCFWEECPREGKPFKAKYKLVNHIRVHTGEKPFPCPFPGCGKVFARSENLKIHKRTHTGEKPFQCEFEGCDRRFANSSDRKKHMHVHTSDKPYLCKMCDKSYTHPSSLRKHMKSPLVPPPGFCLAGP; encoded by the exons ATGCTCCTGGACGCGGGTCCGCAGTTCCCGGCCATCGGGGTAGGCAGCTTCGCGCGCCACCATCACCACTccgccgcggcggcggcggccgcggccgcCGAGATGCAGGACCGTGAACTGAGCCTGGCGGCGGCGCAGAACGGCTTCGTTGACTCGGCCGCCGCGCACATGGGAGCCTTCAAGCTCAATCCGGGCGCGCACGAGCTGTCCCCCGGCCAGAGCTCGGCGTTCACGTCGCAGGGCCCCGGCGCCTACCCCGGCTCCGCTGCGGCTGCCGCTGCGGCCGCAGCGCTCGGGCCGCACGCCGCGCACGTTGGTTCCTACTCTGGGCCTCCTTTCAACTCCACCCGGGACTTCCTGTTCCGCAGCCGCGGCTTCGGGGACTCGGCGCCGGGCGGCGGGCAGCACGGGCTGTTCGGGCCGGGCGCGGGCGGCCTGCACCACGCGCACTCGGACGCGCAGGGCCACCTCCTCTTCCCCGGCCTGCCAGAGCAGCACGGGCCGCACGGCTCGCAGAATGTGCTCAACGGGCAGATGCGCCTCGGGCTGCCCGGTGAGGTGTTCGGGCGCTCGGAGCAATACCGCCAGGTGGCCAGCCCGCGGACCGACCCCTACTCGGCGGCGCAACTCCACAACCAGTACGGCCCCATGAATATGAACATGGGTATGAACATGGCAGCAGCCGcggcccaccaccaccaccaccaccaccaccaccctggtGCCTTTTTCCGCTACATGCGGCAGCAGTGCATCAAGCAGGAGCTCATCTGCAAGTGGATCGACCCCGAGCAGCTGAGCAACCCCAAGAAGAGCTGCAACAAAACTTTCAGCACCATGCACGAGCTGGTGACCCATGTCTCCGTGGAGCACGTCGGCGGCCCGGAGCAGAGCAACCACGTCTGCTTCTGGGAGGAGTGTCCGCGCGAGGGCAAGCCCTTCAAGGCCAAATACAAACTGGTCAACCACATCCGCGTGCACACAGGCGAGAAAcccttcccctgccccttccCGGGCTGTGGCAAGGTCTTCGCGCGCTCCGAGAACCTCAAGATTCACAAAAGGACCCACACAG GGGAGAAGCCGTTCCAGTGTGAGTTCGAGGGCTGCGACCGGCGCTTCGCCAACAGCAGCGACAGGAAGAAGCACATGCACGTCCACACCTCCGATAAGCCCTATCTCTGCAAGATGTGCGACAAGTCCTACACGCACCCCAGCTCGCTGCGGAAGCACATGAAG TCCCCTCTGGTCCCCCCTCCCGGCTTTTGTCTTGCAGGTCCATGA
- the ZIC2 gene encoding zinc finger protein ZIC 2 isoform X1 has product MLLDAGPQFPAIGVGSFARHHHHSAAAAAAAAAEMQDRELSLAAAQNGFVDSAAAHMGAFKLNPGAHELSPGQSSAFTSQGPGAYPGSAAAAAAAAALGPHAAHVGSYSGPPFNSTRDFLFRSRGFGDSAPGGGQHGLFGPGAGGLHHAHSDAQGHLLFPGLPEQHGPHGSQNVLNGQMRLGLPGEVFGRSEQYRQVASPRTDPYSAAQLHNQYGPMNMNMGMNMAAAAAHHHHHHHHHPGAFFRYMRQQCIKQELICKWIDPEQLSNPKKSCNKTFSTMHELVTHVSVEHVGGPEQSNHVCFWEECPREGKPFKAKYKLVNHIRVHTGEKPFPCPFPGCGKVFARSENLKIHKRTHTGEKPFQCEFEGCDRRFANSSDRKKHMHVHTSDKPYLCKMCDKSYTHPSSLRKHMKVHESSPQGSESSPAASSGYESSTPPGLVSPSAEPQSSSNLSPAAAAAAAAAAAAAAAVSAVHRGGGSGSGGAGGGSGGGSGGGGGGAGGGGSGSSGGGSGTAGGHSGLSSNFNEWYV; this is encoded by the exons ATGCTCCTGGACGCGGGTCCGCAGTTCCCGGCCATCGGGGTAGGCAGCTTCGCGCGCCACCATCACCACTccgccgcggcggcggcggccgcggccgcCGAGATGCAGGACCGTGAACTGAGCCTGGCGGCGGCGCAGAACGGCTTCGTTGACTCGGCCGCCGCGCACATGGGAGCCTTCAAGCTCAATCCGGGCGCGCACGAGCTGTCCCCCGGCCAGAGCTCGGCGTTCACGTCGCAGGGCCCCGGCGCCTACCCCGGCTCCGCTGCGGCTGCCGCTGCGGCCGCAGCGCTCGGGCCGCACGCCGCGCACGTTGGTTCCTACTCTGGGCCTCCTTTCAACTCCACCCGGGACTTCCTGTTCCGCAGCCGCGGCTTCGGGGACTCGGCGCCGGGCGGCGGGCAGCACGGGCTGTTCGGGCCGGGCGCGGGCGGCCTGCACCACGCGCACTCGGACGCGCAGGGCCACCTCCTCTTCCCCGGCCTGCCAGAGCAGCACGGGCCGCACGGCTCGCAGAATGTGCTCAACGGGCAGATGCGCCTCGGGCTGCCCGGTGAGGTGTTCGGGCGCTCGGAGCAATACCGCCAGGTGGCCAGCCCGCGGACCGACCCCTACTCGGCGGCGCAACTCCACAACCAGTACGGCCCCATGAATATGAACATGGGTATGAACATGGCAGCAGCCGcggcccaccaccaccaccaccaccaccaccaccctggtGCCTTTTTCCGCTACATGCGGCAGCAGTGCATCAAGCAGGAGCTCATCTGCAAGTGGATCGACCCCGAGCAGCTGAGCAACCCCAAGAAGAGCTGCAACAAAACTTTCAGCACCATGCACGAGCTGGTGACCCATGTCTCCGTGGAGCACGTCGGCGGCCCGGAGCAGAGCAACCACGTCTGCTTCTGGGAGGAGTGTCCGCGCGAGGGCAAGCCCTTCAAGGCCAAATACAAACTGGTCAACCACATCCGCGTGCACACAGGCGAGAAAcccttcccctgccccttccCGGGCTGTGGCAAGGTCTTCGCGCGCTCCGAGAACCTCAAGATTCACAAAAGGACCCACACAG GGGAGAAGCCGTTCCAGTGTGAGTTCGAGGGCTGCGACCGGCGCTTCGCCAACAGCAGCGACAGGAAGAAGCACATGCACGTCCACACCTCCGATAAGCCCTATCTCTGCAAGATGTGCGACAAGTCCTACACGCACCCCAGCTCGCTGCGGAAGCACATGAAG GTCCATGAGTCCTCCCCACAGGGCTCTGAATCCTCCCCGGCCGCCAGCTCTGGCTATGAGTCGTCCACGCCCCCGGGGCTTGTGTCCCCCAGCGCCGAGCCCCAGAGCAGCTCCAACCTGTCCCCAGCGGCGGctgcagcagcggcggcggctgcggcggcggcggccgcggtgTCCGCCGTGCACCGGGGCGGAGGCTCGGGCAGTGGCGGCGCGGGAGGCGGCTCGGGAGGCGGCAgtggcgggggcggcggcggggcGGGCGGCGGGGGCAGCGGCAGCTCTGGCGGGGGCAGCGGGACAGCCGGGGGCCACAGCGGCCTCTCCTCCAACTTCAATGAATGGTACGTGTGA